From the Bacteroidetes bacterium GWF2_43_63 genome, one window contains:
- a CDS encoding RNA methyltransferase: MKKSMSDLGRMTQEEFREAPKLPLVVLLDNVRSQHNIGSVFRTSDAFRVSEIILCGITATPPNKEIQKTALGATESVAWRYFENASEAVAQLKQEGFTVVAVEQTHNSLIINTEEWIFPDEKIALVLGNEVFGTSDEVLELCDRTIEIPQFGTKHSLNVSVCAGIVIWEICKWHLEHKTRQL, translated from the coding sequence ATGAAGAAAAGTATGTCGGACCTCGGGCGCATGACGCAGGAAGAATTCAGGGAAGCGCCGAAACTCCCATTGGTAGTCCTTCTGGACAATGTTCGCAGTCAGCACAACATTGGTTCGGTTTTCCGCACCTCCGACGCTTTTAGGGTCTCAGAAATCATTTTATGCGGAATCACTGCAACACCGCCAAACAAGGAAATTCAGAAAACAGCGTTGGGGGCAACGGAAAGTGTCGCCTGGCGGTATTTTGAAAATGCATCAGAGGCAGTGGCTCAACTTAAGCAGGAAGGATTTACCGTTGTGGCCGTTGAGCAAACGCACAATAGCCTGATTATCAACACTGAAGAATGGATATTCCCGGATGAAAAAATAGCACTGGTATTGGGCAACGAAGTCTTTGGAACATCGGATGAAGTATTGGAATTGTGCGACAGAACGATAGAGATACCACAATTTGGCACCAAACACTCGCTCAATGTCTCAGTATGCGCAGGCATTGTGATTTGGGAGATATGCAAGTGGCATCTGGAGCATAAAACAAGGCAATTATGA